Proteins encoded within one genomic window of Ottowia sp. SB7-C50:
- a CDS encoding quinone oxidoreductase — protein MVKAVRFNEIGGPEVLQFVDVEVGDPGPGQARVRHTYIAVNFIDTYFRTGRYPLELPNGLGSDAVGVVEAVGEGVTDIKVGDRVGYLIGPQGAYSQVRVMPAEVLIPLPDGISDSTAATLMMKGMTAQYLFRQVYPLKGGETILYHAAAGGVGLIACQWARAMGVTMIGTVSTDEKAAVAKANGCTHTIVTSRENIAERVRELTGGKGVPVVYDSVGKDTLMASLDSLQPRGSLISNGTSSGSVVVDSQLLAVKGSIWMTRPAMMHYIQPRAHMLSMAKELFDHVLAGRIVSEPQQTFALADAAEAHKMLESRKTTGATVLIP, from the coding sequence GTGGTCAAGGCAGTACGTTTCAACGAAATCGGTGGTCCCGAGGTATTGCAGTTCGTGGATGTCGAGGTGGGCGATCCCGGTCCGGGCCAGGCGCGTGTGCGCCACACCTACATCGCTGTCAACTTCATCGACACCTACTTCCGCACGGGTCGCTACCCGCTGGAGCTGCCCAACGGGCTGGGTTCTGACGCCGTGGGCGTGGTCGAGGCCGTGGGCGAAGGCGTGACCGACATCAAGGTCGGCGACCGCGTGGGCTACCTGATCGGTCCGCAGGGCGCTTATTCGCAGGTGCGTGTGATGCCGGCCGAGGTGCTGATTCCGCTGCCCGATGGCATCTCCGACAGCACCGCCGCCACGCTGATGATGAAGGGCATGACGGCGCAGTATCTGTTCCGCCAGGTCTATCCGCTCAAAGGCGGCGAAACCATCCTGTACCACGCTGCCGCCGGCGGCGTTGGCCTGATCGCCTGCCAGTGGGCGCGTGCGATGGGCGTGACCATGATCGGCACCGTGAGCACCGACGAGAAGGCCGCCGTCGCCAAGGCCAACGGCTGCACGCACACCATCGTCACCTCGCGCGAGAACATCGCCGAGCGCGTGCGCGAGTTGACCGGTGGCAAGGGCGTGCCGGTGGTGTACGACTCGGTCGGCAAGGACACACTGATGGCCTCGCTCGACAGCCTGCAGCCGCGCGGCTCGCTGATCAGCAACGGCACTTCCTCCGGCTCGGTGGTGGTGGATTCGCAGTTGCTGGCCGTCAAGGGTTCCATCTGGATGACGCGCCCGGCAATGATGCATTACATCCAGCCGCGCGCGCACATGCTCTCAATGGCCAAGGAACTGTTCGACCACGTGCTGGCCGGGCGCATCGTGAGCGAGCCGCAGCAGACTTTTGCCCTGGCCGACGCGGCCGAAGCCCACAAGATGCTGGAGTCGCGCAAGACGACCGGGGCCACGGTTCTGATCCCTTGA
- a CDS encoding YeiH family protein produces the protein MQPAAPTPSLVAGLPTRLRTLFPGMLACAVVAASATFLSQHYGAPVMLFALILGIAMNFLSMEGVCKPGIEFTARHVLRWGVALLGLRITASQVVALGWEPVVVVAVCLVLTIGVSMVVARWLGFNVLFGLLSGGATAICGASAALALSAALPSHPLKERATLFTVVGVSALSTLTMIFYPMLATWLGMDAHTAGVFLGATIHDVAQVVGAGYGMSQATGDTATLVKLMRVAALLPVILFAVMYTRATGTADVGGARPPLLPWFAVAFAVLVVINSTGWLPAAVSSTGSDVSRWFLVAAMAGIGMKTQLRDLIDVGLKPVVFMVGETLFIAALAIGMLRWLA, from the coding sequence ATGCAGCCGGCGGCACCGACCCCTTCTTTAGTCGCCGGCCTGCCGACGCGCCTGCGCACGCTTTTTCCCGGCATGCTGGCGTGCGCGGTGGTCGCGGCATCGGCCACCTTCCTGTCGCAGCACTACGGCGCGCCGGTGATGCTGTTCGCACTCATCCTCGGCATCGCGATGAACTTCCTCTCGATGGAAGGCGTGTGCAAGCCCGGCATCGAGTTCACTGCGCGGCATGTGCTCCGCTGGGGCGTGGCGCTGTTGGGCCTGCGCATCACCGCCTCGCAGGTGGTGGCGTTGGGCTGGGAGCCGGTGGTGGTCGTGGCCGTGTGCCTCGTGCTGACCATCGGCGTGTCGATGGTCGTGGCAAGGTGGTTGGGCTTCAACGTGCTGTTCGGGCTGCTGAGCGGCGGGGCCACCGCCATCTGCGGCGCATCGGCCGCGCTGGCGCTGTCGGCGGCGCTGCCTTCGCACCCGCTCAAGGAGCGCGCCACGCTGTTCACCGTGGTGGGCGTTTCTGCGCTGTCCACGCTGACCATGATCTTCTACCCCATGCTGGCCACGTGGCTGGGCATGGACGCCCACACGGCCGGCGTATTTCTGGGCGCCACCATCCACGACGTGGCACAGGTGGTGGGCGCGGGCTACGGCATGTCGCAGGCCACGGGCGATACCGCCACGCTGGTCAAGCTGATGCGCGTGGCGGCCCTGCTGCCGGTGATCCTGTTCGCGGTGATGTACACGCGCGCCACCGGCACGGCCGACGTTGGCGGCGCCCGCCCGCCTTTGCTGCCCTGGTTCGCGGTGGCCTTTGCCGTGCTCGTGGTCATCAACAGCACAGGCTGGCTGCCGGCCGCCGTCTCCAGCACTGGCAGCGACGTGTCGCGCTGGTTTCTGGTGGCCGCCATGGCCGGCATCGGCATGAAGACGCAGTTGCGCGACTTGATCGATGTGGGCCTCAAGCCCGTGGTGTTCATGGTCGGCGAGACGCTGTTCATCGCCGCGCTCGCCATCGGAATGTTGCGCTGGCTGGCTTGA
- a CDS encoding 3-(methylthio)propionyl-CoA ligase: MNGLMMDRPLLISSLLVHAEGQHGEREIVSRRVEGDIHRMTYKDLGRRARQLARAVAALGVKPGDRVGTLAWNGHRHLELYYAVSGSGAVLHTLNPRLHPDQLTWIADHAEDQVLFFDLTFLPLIEAIASRVKTVRHFVAMTDRAHMPETTKIPNLLCYEELVAAQPDDFVWPEFDERTASSLCYTSGTTGNPKGVLYSHRSTLLHTFAAALHDALDVSSADTILPVVPMFHVNAWGLPYVACMVGAKLVFPGPALDGKSLHDLFEAEGVTVSAGVPTVWQGLLTHVEGNNLKFSTMRRTIIGGSACPPAMMDAFQQRHDVKVLHAWGMTETSPVGTTAALKPVHASLDADQRRALQLKQGRTVFGVEMKIVDVNGQPLPHDGKTSGELMVRGPWIASGYFKGEAQGALVDGWFPTGDVATIDADGFMNITDRSKDVIKSGGEWIGSIDLENIAMAHPAVAMAACIAARHPKWDERPLLIVVKKPGAEVTRDELLQFYEGKIARWWTPDDVIFVDSIPLGATGKMQKSLLRDAYQDHLIASDKVPSSKEAA, encoded by the coding sequence ATGAACGGATTGATGATGGATCGGCCCCTGCTGATCTCCAGCCTGCTCGTGCACGCCGAAGGCCAGCACGGTGAGCGCGAAATCGTCTCGCGCCGCGTCGAAGGCGACATTCACCGCATGACCTACAAGGATCTCGGCCGGCGCGCACGCCAACTGGCGCGCGCCGTCGCGGCCCTGGGCGTCAAGCCGGGCGACCGCGTCGGCACGCTGGCCTGGAACGGCCACCGCCACCTGGAGCTGTACTACGCCGTGTCCGGCTCGGGCGCCGTGCTGCACACGCTCAACCCGCGCCTGCACCCCGACCAGCTGACCTGGATCGCCGACCACGCCGAAGACCAGGTGCTGTTCTTCGACCTCACCTTCCTGCCGCTGATCGAGGCCATTGCCTCGCGCGTGAAGACGGTGCGCCACTTCGTCGCCATGACGGACCGCGCGCACATGCCGGAGACGACCAAGATTCCCAACCTGCTGTGCTACGAAGAACTGGTGGCGGCCCAGCCCGACGACTTCGTCTGGCCCGAGTTCGATGAGCGCACGGCGTCGTCGCTGTGCTACACGTCGGGCACCACGGGCAACCCCAAGGGCGTGCTCTACAGTCACCGCTCGACGCTGCTGCACACCTTTGCCGCCGCGCTGCACGATGCGCTCGACGTATCGTCGGCCGACACCATCCTGCCCGTCGTGCCCATGTTCCACGTCAACGCCTGGGGCCTGCCTTATGTCGCGTGCATGGTGGGCGCCAAGCTGGTGTTTCCCGGCCCGGCGCTCGACGGCAAGTCGCTGCACGACTTGTTCGAGGCCGAAGGCGTCACCGTCTCGGCCGGCGTGCCGACGGTGTGGCAGGGGCTGCTCACGCACGTTGAAGGCAACAACTTGAAGTTCTCCACCATGCGCCGCACCATCATTGGCGGCTCGGCCTGCCCTCCCGCCATGATGGACGCCTTCCAGCAGCGCCACGACGTCAAGGTGCTGCACGCCTGGGGCATGACCGAAACCAGCCCCGTGGGCACCACCGCCGCACTCAAGCCTGTGCACGCCAGCCTCGACGCCGACCAGCGCCGCGCACTGCAACTCAAGCAGGGGCGCACCGTCTTCGGTGTCGAGATGAAGATCGTTGACGTCAACGGCCAGCCGCTGCCGCACGACGGCAAGACCTCGGGCGAGCTCATGGTGCGCGGGCCCTGGATCGCCTCGGGCTACTTCAAGGGCGAGGCGCAAGGCGCGCTGGTCGATGGCTGGTTCCCGACCGGCGACGTCGCCACCATCGACGCCGACGGCTTCATGAACATCACCGACCGCAGCAAAGACGTCATCAAGTCCGGCGGCGAATGGATCGGCTCCATCGACCTGGAGAACATCGCCATGGCGCACCCGGCGGTCGCCATGGCCGCCTGCATCGCGGCGCGCCACCCCAAGTGGGACGAGCGGCCGCTGCTGATCGTCGTCAAGAAGCCCGGGGCCGAAGTCACGCGCGATGAACTGCTCCAGTTCTACGAAGGCAAGATCGCCCGCTGGTGGACGCCCGACGACGTCATCTTCGTCGACAGCATCCCGCTGGGCGCCACCGGCAAGATGCAAAAGAGCCTGTTGCGCGACGCGTACCAGGACCACCTGATCGCATCCGACAAGGTCCCCTCATCGAAGGAAGCCGCATGA
- a CDS encoding 3-keto-5-aminohexanoate cleavage protein has protein sequence MSKVIITCAVTGAIHTPSMSPYLPVTPEEIIEASVGAAEAGAAIIHLHARDPVDGRPDQTPEAFGRFLPQIKSRTDAVLNLTSGGSPYMPIEVRIKPVAHFAPEVASLNVGSMNFALFPMLDRFKEFKHAWEREALEGSRDLVFRNSFKEIEYAMAQCASTDTRFEFECYDTSGLYNLAHFVDRGLVKPPFFVQTVFGILGGIGTHPDDVAHMKRTADRLFGKDYRWSAFGAGRHQLSLAAMTASMGGHVRVGLEDSLWLGRGKLAESNAAQVTRVRQIIEGLGLEIATPAEAREILQLKGADKVRF, from the coding sequence ATGAGCAAGGTCATCATCACCTGCGCGGTGACGGGTGCTATCCACACGCCGTCGATGTCGCCCTACCTGCCGGTGACGCCGGAAGAAATCATCGAGGCCTCGGTGGGCGCGGCCGAAGCGGGCGCCGCCATCATCCACCTGCACGCGCGCGACCCCGTGGACGGCCGGCCTGACCAGACGCCGGAAGCCTTCGGGCGCTTTCTGCCGCAGATCAAGTCACGCACCGACGCGGTGCTGAACCTGACCAGCGGCGGCTCGCCCTACATGCCGATCGAGGTGCGCATCAAGCCGGTGGCGCACTTTGCGCCGGAAGTGGCCTCGCTCAACGTCGGCTCCATGAACTTCGCGCTGTTTCCCATGCTGGATCGCTTCAAGGAGTTCAAGCACGCCTGGGAGCGCGAGGCGCTGGAAGGCAGCCGCGACCTGGTGTTCCGCAACTCGTTCAAGGAGATCGAGTACGCCATGGCCCAGTGCGCCAGCACCGACACGCGCTTCGAGTTCGAGTGCTACGACACTTCGGGCCTGTACAACCTGGCGCACTTCGTCGACCGCGGGCTGGTCAAGCCGCCGTTCTTCGTGCAGACCGTGTTCGGCATCCTGGGCGGCATCGGCACCCACCCCGACGACGTGGCGCACATGAAGCGCACGGCCGATCGCCTTTTTGGCAAAGACTATCGCTGGTCGGCCTTCGGCGCTGGCCGGCACCAGTTGAGCCTGGCCGCCATGACGGCCAGCATGGGCGGCCACGTGCGCGTGGGCCTGGAAGACAGCCTGTGGCTGGGGCGCGGCAAGCTGGCCGAGAGCAATGCGGCGCAGGTGACGCGGGTGCGCCAGATCATCGAAGGCCTGGGCCTGGAGATCGCCACGCCGGCCGAGGCGCGCGAGATCCTGCAGCTGAAGGGCGCGGACAAGGTCAGGTTCTGA
- a CDS encoding tripartite tricarboxylate transporter substrate binding protein: MKWSVRAATAVMGWALACSAWAWGERPVKLIVPAPAGGTMDIVGRILGQQLSADIGQPVVVENKPGAGGSIGIQAMLQAPPNGDTLVMAASNVLAEIPHVIKVPFDPLKDVIPVASLARSGVVLVAPASNPARDFQGLVAHLKTRKGKGNFASYSPGTVSHYAGLILSDKAGLDMQHVGFAGSPPALQALLGGQVDIMFDGMLTSVPLIKSGKLRAYAFSGRQRSQHLPDVPTTTEVGYPELNFLGWVGLIGSAKVPAPVLARIQAAVAKAAQAPAVRQKLSDVGLEPEIIVDTSVLSRETRQMSERSAAIVEKYGIRLN, encoded by the coding sequence ATGAAATGGTCAGTACGCGCCGCCACGGCGGTGATGGGATGGGCGCTGGCGTGCAGCGCCTGGGCTTGGGGTGAGCGGCCGGTGAAGCTCATCGTGCCGGCGCCCGCAGGCGGCACGATGGACATCGTCGGCCGCATCCTCGGCCAGCAGCTGTCGGCCGACATCGGGCAGCCGGTGGTGGTCGAGAACAAGCCCGGCGCGGGCGGCTCCATCGGCATCCAGGCCATGCTGCAGGCGCCGCCGAATGGCGACACCCTCGTGATGGCCGCCAGCAACGTGCTGGCCGAGATCCCGCACGTCATCAAGGTGCCCTTCGATCCGCTCAAAGACGTCATCCCCGTGGCATCGCTGGCCCGCTCGGGCGTGGTGCTGGTGGCGCCGGCCAGCAACCCGGCGCGGGATTTTCAGGGCCTGGTGGCGCACCTGAAGACGCGCAAGGGAAAAGGCAATTTCGCCAGCTACAGCCCCGGCACCGTGTCGCACTACGCCGGACTGATCCTCAGCGACAAGGCGGGGCTCGACATGCAGCACGTGGGTTTTGCCGGATCGCCGCCGGCCCTTCAGGCGCTGCTGGGCGGGCAGGTGGACATCATGTTCGACGGCATGCTGACCTCGGTGCCGCTCATCAAGAGCGGCAAGCTGCGCGCCTACGCCTTTTCCGGCCGCCAGCGCTCGCAGCACCTGCCGGACGTGCCGACCACGACGGAAGTGGGCTACCCCGAACTGAATTTCCTCGGTTGGGTGGGCCTGATCGGATCGGCCAAGGTGCCCGCACCGGTGCTGGCGCGCATCCAGGCCGCGGTGGCCAAGGCGGCGCAGGCGCCCGCCGTGCGGCAAAAGCTCTCGGACGTGGGGCTGGAGCCCGAGATCATCGTGGACACCTCGGTGCTGTCGCGCGAGACGCGGCAAATGTCCGAGCGCAGCGCCGCCATCGTCGAGAAGTACGGCATTCGGTTGAACTGA
- a CDS encoding TauD/TfdA dioxygenase family protein, with amino-acid sequence MKIKPLTPAIGAVVSDIHLGDAARDGALFADVKAALLKHRVLFFRGQDITRAEHVAFAERFGPLETHPVAGSDPDHPGLVRIYRSDNPHSYENTYHCDGLWRPNPAMGAVLRCIECPDVGGDTIWVNMVKAYDELPEHIKHTIGNLRAKASIEHTFGAVMTPEARAQLAQDHPPVEHPVVRTHPETGEKLLFVGAGFTTHFVNWSTPDNVRHGIDKSPGASLLLNYLTSRASIPEYQVRWSWQPGDVAVWDNRSTQHYACNDYYPAPRKMERAGIVGDRPY; translated from the coding sequence ATGAAGATCAAACCCCTCACCCCCGCCATTGGCGCCGTGGTATCCGACATCCACCTGGGCGACGCGGCGCGCGACGGCGCGCTGTTCGCCGACGTCAAGGCCGCGTTGCTCAAGCACCGCGTGCTGTTCTTCCGCGGCCAAGACATCACGCGCGCCGAGCACGTGGCCTTTGCCGAACGCTTTGGCCCGCTTGAAACGCACCCCGTGGCCGGCAGCGACCCCGACCACCCCGGCTTGGTGCGCATTTACCGCAGCGACAACCCGCACAGCTACGAAAACACCTACCACTGCGACGGCCTGTGGCGGCCCAACCCGGCCATGGGCGCGGTGCTGCGCTGCATCGAATGCCCCGACGTGGGCGGCGACACCATCTGGGTCAACATGGTCAAGGCTTACGACGAGTTGCCCGAGCACATCAAGCACACCATCGGCAACCTGCGCGCCAAGGCCAGCATCGAGCACACCTTCGGTGCCGTGATGACGCCCGAGGCGCGCGCCCAGCTGGCGCAGGACCATCCGCCGGTGGAGCACCCCGTGGTGCGCACGCACCCCGAGACGGGCGAGAAGCTGCTGTTCGTGGGCGCGGGCTTCACCACGCATTTCGTCAACTGGAGCACGCCCGACAACGTGCGCCACGGCATCGACAAGTCGCCCGGCGCCTCGCTGCTGCTCAACTACCTGACGAGCCGCGCCAGCATCCCCGAATACCAGGTGCGCTGGTCCTGGCAGCCGGGCGACGTGGCGGTGTGGGACAACCGCAGCACGCAGCATTACGCCTGCAACGACTACTACCCCGCGCCGCGCAAGATGGAGCGCGCGGGCATCGTCGGCGACAGGCCGTATTGA
- a CDS encoding 3-keto-5-aminohexanoate cleavage protein: MNFLDGHLFPENQPPLIITAAPYAPGWLPSDFPEDIPVTMEEQIQKAVDCYNAGATVLHLHVRELDGKGSKRLSMFNELIAGVRKAVPEMIIQVGGSISFAPENEGQAAKWLSDDTRHMLAELAPVPDQVTVTVNTSQMNVTDQAEDADFRGTSRANPAIFNAYKEMTVPAQPGWVEDHVRRLTAAGIQSAFQCYNINSFESVERLMRRGFYKGPLVMNWVAIAGGMDTPSIYSLANFVRAVPDGAVLTVESNVRNVLPVNMFGIAMGLHVRCGTEDCLWNQDRSAKASTVSQIEQLVRISREFGRPIATAQQAREICKIGVFYDTVEESLAANGFAPNRPGASQGFLRKAA, encoded by the coding sequence ATGAATTTTCTCGACGGTCACCTGTTCCCCGAAAACCAGCCGCCGCTGATCATCACGGCCGCGCCCTATGCCCCTGGCTGGCTGCCCTCGGATTTTCCAGAGGACATTCCGGTCACGATGGAGGAGCAAATCCAGAAAGCCGTGGACTGCTACAACGCCGGCGCCACCGTGCTGCACCTGCACGTGCGCGAACTGGACGGCAAGGGCAGCAAGCGCCTGTCCATGTTCAACGAACTGATCGCCGGCGTGCGCAAGGCGGTGCCCGAGATGATCATCCAGGTCGGCGGCTCGATCAGCTTCGCGCCCGAGAACGAGGGCCAGGCGGCCAAATGGCTGAGCGACGACACGCGCCACATGCTGGCCGAGCTGGCGCCCGTGCCCGACCAGGTCACGGTGACAGTGAACACCTCGCAGATGAACGTGACCGACCAGGCCGAGGACGCGGATTTTCGCGGCACCTCACGCGCCAACCCGGCCATCTTCAACGCCTACAAGGAAATGACGGTGCCCGCCCAGCCCGGCTGGGTGGAGGATCACGTGCGGCGCCTGACGGCGGCCGGCATCCAGAGCGCCTTCCAGTGCTACAACATCAACAGCTTTGAATCGGTCGAGCGGCTGATGCGGCGCGGCTTCTACAAGGGGCCGCTGGTGATGAACTGGGTCGCCATCGCCGGCGGCATGGACACGCCCAGCATTTACAGCCTGGCCAACTTCGTGCGCGCCGTGCCCGACGGCGCCGTGCTCACGGTGGAAAGCAACGTGCGCAATGTGCTGCCGGTCAACATGTTCGGCATCGCCATGGGCCTGCACGTGCGCTGCGGCACCGAGGACTGCCTGTGGAACCAGGACCGCAGCGCCAAGGCCAGCACGGTGTCGCAGATCGAGCAACTGGTGCGCATCTCGCGCGAGTTTGGTCGGCCCATTGCCACAGCGCAGCAGGCGCGCGAGATCTGCAAGATCGGCGTGTTCTACGACACCGTCGAAGAAAGCCTGGCCGCCAACGGCTTCGCGCCCAACCGCCCGGGGGCCAGCCAGGGCTTCCTGCGCAAGGCCGCCTGA
- a CDS encoding AraC family transcriptional regulator ligand-binding domain-containing protein yields MTQEASSHTVGSARGPDTLIRSASLAGYIDLMLELGHDPHALLREVGLSARWLEDPEALISVQAVREVLEVSARTTGVQDLGLRLVARRSFSNLGPISLVLNEEPTPRQALDTLCRYLKLLSPALVIRVEEAGANAIIRQDLLPIAGLSARQSIEMAVGVMFRLLRELIGPGWQARQVSFMHRAPVDAASHRAFFGRAPLFNQEFNGLVCALADLHRVRTPDNPGVARFARDHFEAALRRRGASVRASCKELIVALLSGGRCTAEQVAGHMRMDRRTLHRHLSVEGQSFSVLLDEVRRELALRHLRESDLPLGEVAALLGFSSLSSFSHWFRAHFGNSVSGWRRHQGESSAGSAPVRPRKHNRPDPGMVAAEAPGQS; encoded by the coding sequence ATGACTCAAGAGGCTTCTTCGCACACGGTCGGCAGCGCCCGCGGTCCCGACACGCTGATCCGCAGCGCCAGCCTGGCGGGCTACATCGACCTGATGCTCGAACTGGGCCACGACCCGCACGCGCTGTTGCGCGAAGTGGGTCTGTCGGCGCGCTGGCTCGAAGACCCTGAGGCGCTCATCTCCGTGCAAGCCGTGCGCGAGGTGCTGGAAGTGTCCGCCCGCACGACTGGCGTGCAAGACCTTGGGTTGCGGCTGGTGGCAAGGCGCAGCTTTTCCAACCTCGGGCCGATCAGCCTGGTGCTGAACGAAGAGCCCACGCCGCGCCAGGCGCTCGACACGCTGTGCCGCTACCTGAAGCTGCTGAGCCCCGCCTTGGTCATCCGTGTCGAGGAGGCGGGTGCGAACGCCATCATTCGGCAGGACTTGCTGCCCATCGCCGGGCTGTCGGCTCGCCAGTCGATTGAGATGGCCGTCGGCGTCATGTTTCGCCTGCTGCGCGAGTTGATCGGGCCGGGGTGGCAAGCGCGGCAAGTGAGCTTTATGCACCGCGCGCCAGTCGATGCGGCAAGCCACCGCGCATTCTTCGGCCGCGCGCCGCTGTTCAACCAGGAGTTCAATGGCCTGGTCTGTGCACTGGCCGATCTGCACAGGGTGCGAACGCCCGACAACCCCGGCGTGGCCCGCTTCGCGCGTGACCATTTCGAGGCCGCCCTGCGCCGGCGCGGCGCAAGCGTGCGGGCGTCATGCAAGGAACTGATCGTGGCGTTGCTGTCCGGCGGCCGCTGCACCGCCGAGCAAGTCGCGGGGCACATGCGGATGGACAGGCGCACACTGCACCGACATCTGAGTGTGGAGGGGCAGTCGTTCTCGGTCTTGCTGGATGAAGTCCGCAGGGAACTCGCCTTGCGCCACTTGCGGGAAAGCGATTTGCCGCTGGGCGAAGTGGCCGCGCTGCTGGGCTTTTCCAGCCTCAGCAGCTTCAGCCACTGGTTCCGCGCGCATTTCGGCAACAGCGTCTCAGGTTGGCGCAGGCACCAGGGTGAATCCAGCGCAGGCTCCGCACCGGTTCGCCCACGCAAGCACAACCGACCGGACCCAGGCATGGTGGCTGCCGAAGCGCCCGGCCAGAGCTGA
- a CDS encoding MFS transporter, translating into MITADSPADTTTRFDSQVSRPRAWFAFAMIFLLMMSDYVDRQIIVSLFPHLKQEWGLSDKQLGALVSVISVVVAVGSIPVALLADRFGRVKSIFVMATVWSLATISCMFARSYGQLFAARAVVGLGETGYGSVGAALINALFPKRLHATLLGAFFAASSVGAVLGVVLGGIIAEHWGWRAAFGAVGFPGLVMALLFLLVPDYKNVIVKMKPALKSADTKAYVFRMLSTLSRGKTMLLVCIAGSFQLIVVSTMWSWVPSYLNRYHGMSVATAAKYAGVLVLCGALGAVFWGHVADRMARRRSANKLLLLVGTTTATASLFIFAFAVSLPPAVQFPLILLGGFMMTCTVGVSVSAVLDVTHPGLRSTGGAVHAFAINLFGLAVGPFITGIMSDVWSLQTAMALIPAAGFLSAFFYWRASRTYEADAAAVAADFEAVNG; encoded by the coding sequence ATGATCACGGCCGACTCGCCCGCAGATACCACGACGCGCTTTGACAGCCAGGTGAGCCGGCCACGCGCCTGGTTCGCTTTCGCCATGATCTTTCTGCTGATGATGTCAGACTACGTGGACCGACAGATCATCGTGTCCCTGTTCCCGCATTTGAAGCAGGAGTGGGGCTTGTCGGACAAGCAACTCGGTGCGCTGGTGTCGGTCATCTCCGTCGTGGTGGCCGTGGGCAGCATTCCGGTCGCGCTCCTGGCCGACCGCTTCGGCCGCGTCAAGAGCATCTTCGTCATGGCCACGGTCTGGAGCCTGGCCACCATTTCGTGCATGTTTGCCCGCAGTTACGGGCAACTGTTCGCCGCGCGTGCCGTGGTGGGCCTGGGCGAGACGGGCTATGGCTCGGTGGGCGCGGCGCTTATCAACGCGCTGTTTCCCAAGCGCCTGCATGCCACTTTGCTTGGCGCCTTCTTTGCCGCCAGCTCGGTCGGGGCCGTGCTGGGCGTGGTGCTGGGTGGCATCATTGCCGAGCACTGGGGCTGGCGCGCGGCGTTTGGCGCCGTCGGCTTTCCCGGACTCGTGATGGCGCTGCTGTTCCTGCTGGTGCCGGACTACAAGAACGTCATCGTGAAGATGAAGCCGGCCCTCAAGAGCGCCGACACCAAGGCCTATGTGTTCCGCATGCTAAGCACCTTGAGCCGTGGCAAGACCATGCTGCTGGTGTGCATCGCGGGGTCGTTCCAGCTCATCGTGGTGTCCACCATGTGGTCGTGGGTGCCGAGCTACCTCAATCGGTACCACGGCATGTCGGTGGCCACGGCCGCCAAATACGCCGGCGTGCTGGTGCTGTGCGGTGCGCTGGGGGCGGTGTTCTGGGGCCACGTGGCCGATCGAATGGCGCGCCGGCGCAGCGCCAACAAGCTGCTGCTGCTGGTCGGCACCACCACCGCCACGGCGTCCTTGTTCATTTTTGCCTTTGCCGTATCGCTGCCGCCTGCCGTGCAGTTTCCGCTGATTCTGCTGGGCGGCTTCATGATGACCTGCACCGTGGGCGTATCGGTCAGCGCGGTGCTGGACGTTACGCACCCCGGACTGCGTTCGACAGGTGGGGCGGTGCACGCCTTTGCCATCAACCTGTTCGGTCTGGCGGTAGGCCCTTTCATCACCGGCATCATGTCGGATGTGTGGAGCCTGCAGACCGCGATGGCGTTGATTCCGGCGGCCGGTTTCTTGTCGGCATTTTTCTACTGGCGCGCTTCGCGCACGTATGAGGCCGACGCGGCTGCCGTCGCGGCCGACTTTGAGGCGGTCAACGGCTGA
- a CDS encoding DsbA family oxidoreductase, protein MTGDSAAAPRLHIAFHLDVVCPWCWIGTRNLRIAIQDLHKLLPTVAIRLAWHAEPLLPQIPDQGVDFQAFYLARLGSAEAVADRRAQVNAVARTVGLQIDFDAITTFPNSREACELINSAQARLTTDQMFELVESLYAAFFVQNLNIGRPDVLHQLAQAAGVPTDLAPWSAPLHPAHAPANGVPHFVFNSQQALTGAVPATDLLQAMARAVAATPRRVANGS, encoded by the coding sequence ATGACCGGAGATAGCGCCGCAGCGCCGCGATTGCATATTGCCTTTCATCTGGACGTCGTCTGCCCTTGGTGCTGGATCGGCACGCGCAACCTGCGCATAGCGATCCAGGATCTGCACAAACTCCTTCCCACGGTGGCGATACGGCTGGCGTGGCACGCCGAGCCGCTGCTGCCCCAGATTCCCGATCAAGGCGTTGACTTTCAGGCGTTCTATCTGGCGCGCCTGGGCAGTGCCGAGGCGGTGGCCGACCGGCGCGCGCAGGTCAACGCAGTCGCCAGGACGGTGGGGCTGCAGATCGACTTCGACGCCATCACCACCTTCCCGAACTCGCGCGAGGCGTGCGAGTTGATCAACAGCGCGCAGGCGCGGCTGACGACGGATCAGATGTTCGAACTGGTGGAGTCGCTCTACGCCGCCTTCTTCGTGCAGAACCTCAACATCGGCCGGCCCGATGTCTTGCACCAACTGGCGCAGGCAGCAGGTGTCCCCACAGACCTCGCACCGTGGTCGGCGCCGCTGCACCCGGCCCACGCGCCGGCCAATGGGGTGCCGCATTTCGTCTTCAACAGCCAGCAGGCATTGACCGGCGCGGTGCCGGCGACTGACCTGCTTCAGGCGATGGCGCGCGCGGTGGCGGCCACGCCACGAAGGGTGGCAAACGGAAGCTGA